A genomic stretch from Pochonia chlamydosporia 170 chromosome 4, whole genome shotgun sequence includes:
- a CDS encoding RNA polymerase I specific transcription initiation factor (similar to Beauveria bassiana ARSEF 2860 XP_008594696.1) produces MDDNSTPNWDLDSDEIASVASEDLHDNRPNRWKGPKSTWRQLTIEERLLWRSMRQLADKDLSAHLYDAFALKRQGRDPSTAENLTVTTEDGQQQIWAPPKIWTAWPLREKHVPPEGLFQKQNDEDEKYTFRKEEATMPSTALQDELTATVLRLAKDRYGRRSRRRPVYQSIEGPSSPMRTSMRTRSRARSEDESSLPSSPPVPKLQSDSENMSLDEDEDDSSDGDDETEYEGSEVAHQGKGKTFEPTVSSNDDLSSKLLLPSVRHILSQLDRTLTILHNARVAGLNYLSDSDSSTEEDSEPGTPRRRGRPRSTPQPGKPGDEPSTPKQHNLQGPRPRGRPRKVHTPREGETQEQMQLRVARESHRRLPTTSEDRDAAFEAWLREGDRRIELERSRSRTPAEESKPQEEGAAETNIERKLRRWGLRDWSDVVGAAALAGFPDAVIARTTKRCADLFNQGMIIRRLDEISVSRRPGFTSTEYHPSKIELSPSSSESELEPTLTLSQRRITSRQTSLARSSQPPSPVTPRRGRSLSQDPSRSRSRSSVGLLFCPVPTCDRAATGFSRRGNLRRHMQLVHPGYASDEDDSDDEMVGCVHVDGFLKSIQPGKGWRGEDVLTRKRKRFYGRSVSVEDGDDEGDGNQS; encoded by the exons ATGGACGACAACTCGACCCCCAATTGGGACCTTGACAGCGATGAAATTGCATCCGTTGCATCAGAAGACTTACACGACAATCGGCCAAACCGCTGGAAGGGGCCAAAGTCGACATGGAGACAGTTGACTATAGAGGAGAGGCTGCTCTGGCGCTCTATGCGACAGCTTGCCGACAAGGATTTGAGTGCGCACTTGTATGATGCATTTGCGCTGAAGAGACAAGGAAGAGATCCATCCACCGCAGAGAACCTCACTGTTACGACG GAAGACGGACAACAACAAATTTGGGCGCCACCAAAGATATGGACGGCATGGCCACTAAGGGAGAAGCATGTCCCACCAGAAGGACTGTtccaaaaacaaaacgatgaagatgagaagtATACATTCCGGAAAGAAGAAGCGACGATGCCTAGCACTGCGCTGCAGGATGAGCTCACAGCGACGGTGTTGCGTCTAGCAAAGGACCGATATGGACGACGGTCGAGACGTCGCCCTGTTTATCAGTCCATTGAAGGCCCTTCCAGTCCAATGCGGACCTCAATGCGGACAAGATCAAGAGCCCGGTCTGAAGATGAATCCTCGCTTCCGTCCTCACCTCCTGTTCCAAAGCTGCAATCGGACAGTGAAAACATGTCTctcgatgaagacgaagacgattcAAGCGATGGTGACGATGAAACGGAATACGAGGGTTCAGAAGTCGCTCACCAAGGAAAAGGGAAGACTTTCGAGCCAACCGTATCTTCAAATGACGATTTGTCAAGCAAGCTCCTCCTACCATCCGTCCGCCATATCCTCAGCCAACTAGACCGCACTCTCACCATTCTCCATAATGCCCGCGTCGCAGGGCTAAACTACCTTTCCGACTCGGATTCATCCACGGAAGAAGATTCAGAGCCAGGAACCCCTCGCAGGAGAGGCCGTCCGAGAAGCACTCCCCAACCGGGCAAACCGGGAGACGagccatcaactccaaaacAGCACAATTTGCAAGGACCTCGTCCTCGTGGTCGTCCTCGTAAGGTCCACACTCCAAGAGAGGGCGAAACACAAGAGCAAATGCAGCTGCGAGTAGCTAGGGAAAGTCACAGACGACTCCCCACGACGTCCGAGGACAGAGATGCCGCCTTTGAAGCATGGCTACGAGAAGGTGATCGTCGAATTGAACTTGAGAGATCACGTTCCAGAACGCCAGCCGAGGAATCTAAgccccaagaagaaggggcTGCTGAAACGAACATTGAGAGGAAACTGCGCCGCTGGGGGCTCAGAGACTGGAGTGATGTTGTCGGCGCTGCTGCATTGGCAGGCTTCCCTGACGCCGTTATCGCACGAACCACTAAACGGTGCGCAGATCTGTTCAATCAAGGAATGATTATCAGGCGGCTAGACGAGATTTCTGTATCCCGAAGGCCGGGATTCACCAGCACAGAGTACCACCCTTCGAAGATCGAATTATCCCCGTCTTCTTCCGAATCCGAACTCGAGCCGACGTTGACGCTCTCCCAGCGCCGCATCACATCTCGCCAGACCTCACTTGCTCGCTCTTCGCAACCGCCCTCACCAGTAACTCCTCGGCGTGGTCGGTCCCTTTCGCAAGATCCTTCCCGCTCACGTTCTCGTTCCTCAGTGGGATTGCTCTTCTGTCCTGTTCCAACATGTGATCGTGCTGCTACCGGGTTTTCGAGACGTGGCAACCTTCGTCGACATATGCAGCTAGTTCATCCTGGCTATGCGTCTGACGAAGATGattcagatgatgagatggttgGTTGTGTACATGTAGATGGGTTTTTGAAGTCGATTCAGCCAGGCAAAGGTTGGAGAGGGGAGGACGTGCTtacgaggaagaggaagaggttTTATGGTAGGAGTGTAAGTGTGGaggacggtgatgatgaaggtgATGGAAACCAATCGTGA
- a CDS encoding GPI transamidase component GAB1 (similar to Aspergillus oryzae RIB40 XP_001821257.1), whose product MTLRGKAGVYAGAAILRLLLTVVFPGLPDLLTGRVEISTPVTSFKRLQEGLFLYNHNVWPYDGGVYHQAPLLLPLFSLVPDVKAWPIFTSLLYILVDLLGADALSRIADSGEAGQSRLFTSPRRGKRASGLAVAAAFLFNPFTIATCIGRSTSVFTTCAILHAVSKAIQGSAFNAMVALSFASYLSMYPILLLPPLILLSFDRQPEKRRAASVATFAAKCIAITTICLGLLLGMSFALTGNSWDFLSRTYGIQLTLSDLTPNVGLWWYFFIEMFDSFRAFFLAVFWLHLTAYVGGLSIRIRTQPLAVLTILLGVFSIFKPYPSVADASLFLAVLPLFWHVFPLMRYTYVASATLLYATFLGPAFYHLWIYAGSGNANFFYAITLVWSLGQSLLVTDLTFAVLRDEWEVERPEMIGKEVKQI is encoded by the exons ATGACACTCCGAGGCAAAGCTGGCGTATATGCCGGCGCTGCCATCCTTCGACTCCTTCTAACCGTCGTCTTCCCCGGCCTGCCAGATCTGTTGACAGGGCGCGTTGAGATTTCCACCCCCGTCACGAGCTTCAAGCGAT TACAAGAGGGATTGTTCCTGTATAATCATAATGTGTGGCCATACGACGGCGGCGTCTACCACCAGGCACCACTTCTGTTGCCCTTGTTTTCGCTGGTTCCCGACGTGAAAGCCTGGCCGATCTTCACGTCGCTCTTATACATATTGGTCGACTTGTTGGGCGCGGATGCTCTTTCGAGGATTGCGGATTCAGGCGAGGCTGGTCAATCGAGGCTGTTTACGTCGCCGCGGAGGGGGAAGAGAGCATCTGGGCTGGCCGTTGCAGCAGC ATTCCTCTTCAACCCCTTCACAATAGCCACATGCATCGGCCGATCCACCAGCGTCTTCACAACATGCGCCATCCTCCACGCCGTATCCAAAGCCATCCAAGGGTCCGCGTTCAACGCCATGGTCGCCCTATCCTTCGCCTCCTACCTATCCATGTATCCGATCCTGCTCCTCCCGCcgctcatcctcctctccttcGACCGGCAGCCCGAGAAGCGCCGCGCCGCCAGCGTCGCCACCTTTGCCGCGAAAtgcatcgccatcaccaccatctgcctcggcctcctcctcggcatgTCCTTCGCCCTGACCGGCAACTCGTGGGACTTCCTCTCCCGCACGTACGGCATCCAACTCACGCTGTCTGACCTGACGCCCAACGTCGGTCTATGGTGGTACTTCTTCATCGAAATGTTCGACTCGTTCCgcgccttcttcctcgccgtcTTCTGGCTACACCTGACCGCATACGTGGGCGGCTTGTCCATCCGCATCCGAACACAGCCTCTTGCCGTGCTGACTATTCTCCTCGGCGTGTTTTCCATATTTAAGCCGTACCCGTCTGTCGCGGATGCGAGTCTGTTCCTCGCCGTGCTCCCGCTGTTTTGGCACGTTTTCCCCCTCATGAGGTATACGTATGTGGCGTCCGCTACGCTTTTGTACGCGACGTTCTTGGGGCCCGCGTTTTATCACCTTTGGATCTATGCCGGTAGCGGGaatgccaacttcttctACGCTATTACGCTGGTGTGGAGTTTGGGGCAGAGCTTGTTGGTGACGGATTTGACGTTTGCTGTGTTGAGAGATGAGTGGGAGGTTGAGCGGCCAGAGATGATTGGTAAGGAGGTGAAGCAAATTTAG
- a CDS encoding metaxin (similar to Metarhizium acridum CQMa 102 XP_007813607.1) produces MLELHVWGPAFGLASIDAECLAIITYLHNAPPTSGCRLIPSNDPSVSPSDLLPALNHAGIWTSGYRPIVNYLVSKSLCTNLDTTLNPTQQADTVAYSAYLLANAGPLVDLSLYVSAANWSATTRPAYSALLPFPLTWTLPPLLRADAAKRAEHLGLAELDTDFDPNGGLHLTAGRDALPETFRRHLPVRTKKTVREEMTPEQAAAIRLCGVTEDCLSVVNSLLGESGSEDKSLRFFGGSSPTSLDCLAYGFLALMVVPDVPRSFLKDWIQAETPRLRRFVESMAPTDLAWSSATPSTFVGSSTRIADSIVRNIPSIGEHYTNEMRYRAESGITGLDQRAVMMLMSVMITGAAVGYGLHMYKNLQPFGARRQVWRQLRGGSRLSQFGDLGSMLNSAMGAYQPESRPNNLESSGRLVDVDSESALD; encoded by the exons ATGCTGGAGCTTCACGTCTGGGGACCAGCCTTTGGCCTCGCTTCCATCGACGCAGAGtgccttgccatcatcacctaCCTGCACAATGCGCCTCCCACCAGCGGCTGCCGCCTCATCCCGAGCAACGATCCTTCCGTATCCCCATCAG ATCTTCTCCCTGCTCTCAACCACGCTGGCATCTGGACCAGCGGTTACCGTCCGATAGTGAACTACCTCGTCTCAAAGTCACTTTGCACAAACCTCGATACGACCTTGAATCCTACACAGCAAGCGGACACCGTCGCATATAGCGCTTACTTGCTTGCCAATGCAGGGCCCCTCGTCGACCTTTCTCTCTATGTCTCGGCTGCAAACTGGTCTGCGACAACAAGACCGGCTTATAGCGCCTTGCTGCCGTTTCCCTTGACATGGACACTGCCGCCGTTGCTACGGGCCGATGCCGCCAAGCGCGCAGAGCACCTCGGCCTTGCGGAGTTGGATACAGACTTTGATCCTAACGGCGGACTGCACTTGACTGCGGGCAGAGACGCCTTGCCCGAGACATTTCGCAGGCATTTACCCGTGCGGACGAAGAAGACTGTACGGGAGGAGATGACTCCTGAGCAGGCTGCTGCTATACGGTTATGCGGGGTGACTGAGGACTGTCTATCTGTTGTGAATTCGTTGCTGGGAGAGAGCGGCTCCGAGGACAAGTCGCTGCGGTTCTTTGGTGGTAGCTCGCCGACGTCTCTCGATTGCTTGGCGTATGGATTTCTGGCTCTCATGGTGGTACCAGATGTGCCTAGAAGCTTTCTCAAAGACTGGATTCAAGCTGAGACTCCACGGCTGAGGAGATTCGTAGAGTCAATGGCTCCTACAGATTTGGCGTGGTCTTCTGCGACGCCATCTACGTTTGTGGGCTCGTCGACTCGCATAGCCGATTCTATTGTTCGCAACATTCCCAGTATTGGGGAACACTATACTAATGAAATGCGATATCGAGCTGAATCTGGTATCACAGGCCTAGATCAGAGAGCGGTGATGATGCTTATGAGCGTCATGATTACAGGCGCGGCGGTTGGATATGGACTACACATGTACAAGAATCTACAACCATTTGGCGCCAGGAGACAAGTCTGGAGGCAGCTTCGTGGTGGATCCAGGTTGAGCCAATTTGGGGACCTTGGCAGTATGCTGAATAGTGCCATGGGAGCATATCAACCAGAATCACGGCCCAATAATTTGGAGTCTAGTGGTCGTCTGGTGGACGTTGACTCGGAGTCGGCGTTGGACTGA
- a CDS encoding glutamyl-trna amidotransferase subunit a protein (similar to Neofusicoccum parvum UCRNP2 XP_007584675.1) has translation MVYDWDAHQQTCYRLYIEEGRSLEDIMEHLKNVHKFTPSKRAFQTQFRRWNFPPKQRPAYKNDRLVSRIKELWEKNLAQREMLRILNEEDGFDIKARELMRVRARHRWLLRVPNGDKGKVLFGDDDDDQTEGEDLQGSPVPMTDRSSPAGAKNILSGTGSDTQQDSDHDRGASTGISRRKRRRARQSATGGEPGSLNRFPSEMTLDEARVILSLDVSIYRALRTQFQQICHDENVSKKTTAGAEKWDAVKARLVRQLPELHSLLWAGKESPETRQLALDVICTDVTKRMRTMETRMTLAEAKNILGINPEQSREMRMAFHQVLADSGFTCKSDTTPQQWEDLKRKWGDKSGLVRRIMINIRTDGDEKQEQARALEVLAKDIMKRLRDERGRKDSRKQHQQQQHHHQILPISPAVSPHAGQTSTASKMGHARSSPSNDQVDLAEGMANPNFDTMSEVSHASQMAFSPASSSMGGHLSISLQSQASNMSDSQDGLPQPSRVLGSSPMPPGMGLESQMSSSLLLGPNTQAAFMDQSYVQQQFAPPATSAPVFPQVQPTSTACAIFLRLHPSSSSYISSPNIWIATLTSHSVQELRQVAVAKFPGTVCVRVEGVLKDGKGCELPLHIEQDQELGAYLAHLEGTAPTFNVQLVWKTS, from the exons ATGGTATATGACTGGGACGCACATCAGCAGACATGTTATCGGCTGTACATCGAAGAGGGCAGGTCCCTCGAGGACATTATGGAACATTTGAAGAATGTTCACAAGTTCACACCGAG CAAACGAGCATTTCAAACACAGTTTCGTCGTTGGAACTTTCCCCCAAAGCAACGCCCAGCGTACAAGAATGACCGCTTGGTAAGCCGCATCAAGGAGCTCTGGGAGAAGAATTTAGCCCAGAGAGAAATGCTGCGGATTTTAAACGAGGAAGATGGCTTTGATATCAAGGCTAGGGAACTTATGAGAGTACGAGCACGGCACCGGTGGCTGTTGAGAGTACCCAACGGAGATAAAGGCAAGGTCCTCTTTGgggatgacgacgacgaccaaACTGAGGGAGAGGATTTGCAAGGCTCGCCTGTACCCATGACAGATAGAAGTTCTCCCGCAGGTGCGAAGAACATCTTGTCTGGTACCGGATCAGATACACAGCAAGATTCAGACCACGACCGGGGCGCTTCCACGGGGATTTCCAGGAGGAAGCGAAGAAGGGCGAGACAATCTGCCACAGGAGGCGAACCGGGATCGCTAAATCGTTTTCCATCAGAGATGACCCTCGACGAGGCACGAGTGATTCTTAGTCTTGATGTTTCGATATATCGTGCCCTGAGGACACAGTTTCAGCAGATTTGCCACGACGAGAACGTGTCTAAGAAGACAACGGCAGGTGCGGAGAAGTGGGATGCAGTAAAGGCTCGGCTCGTTCGTCAGCTTCCGGAACTCCATAGCTTGTTGTGGGCAGGTAAAGAGAGTCCTGAGACTCGACAGCTTGCTCTAGATGTCATATGTACAGATGTTACAAAGCGAATGCGAACCATGGAAACGAGGATGACACTGGCAGAAGCGAAGAACATCCTAGGAATAAATCCAGAGCAATCACGCGAGATGCGGATGGCTTTCCACCAAGTGCTTGCGGATTCTGGCTTTACTTGCAAGTCAGACACGACACCGCAACAGTGGGAAGACTTGAAGCGCAAATGGGGAGACAAGTCAGGATTGGTAAGGCGAATAATGATAAATATAAGGACAGACGGCGACGAAAAGCAAGAGCAGGCTCGTGCTTTGGAGGTCCTAGCTAAAGATATTATGAAGCGGCTACGGGATGAAAGAGGCCGCAAAGACTCACGGaagcagcaccaacaacaacaacaccaccaccaaatcTTGCCAATCAGCCCAGCCGTATCACCACATGCTGGGCAAACATCAACAGCTTCCAAAATGGGGCATGCGCGTAGTTCTCCGTCCAACGACCAGGTGGATCTGGCGGAGGGCATGGCAAATCCCAATTTCGATACCATGTCAGAGGTATCTCATGCATCACAAATGGCCTTTAGTCcagcaagcagcagcatGGGCGGGCATTTATCGATATCACTGCAATCACAGGCGTCCAACATGTCAGATTCCCAAGACGGCCTACCACAACCGTCCCGAGTTCTCGGCTCATCCCCGATGCCGCCCGGCATGGGACTGGAATCGCAAATGAGCTCGTCACTGCTACTCGGGCCCAACACTCAAGCTGCGTTTATGGACCAATCCTACGTGCAGCAGCAGTTTGCACCGCCAGCTACATCAGCACCCGTATTTCCGCAAGTCCAACCAACATCTACGGCTTGTGCCATTTTCCTACGCCTCCACCCGTCATCGTCGAGCTACATCTCCAGTCCAAATATTTGGATAGCCACGCTTACTTCGCACTCAGTACAGGAGCTTCGGCAAGTAGCTGTCGCAAAGTTTCCCGGGACGGTGTGCGTCCGAGTGGAAGGCGTTCTTAAAGATGGAAAGGGATGTGAATTGCCGCTGCATAtcgaacaagaccaagaatTGGGCGCTTACTTGGCACACTTGGAAGGGACCGCCCCAACGTTCAACGTCCAACTTGTGTGGAAGACATCTTGA
- a CDS encoding enoyl-CoA hydratase/isomerase (similar to Metarhizium acridum CQMa 102 XP_007813603.1), whose protein sequence is MASLPDSYEKLNFPTLLISHHPPSSPSPTPIIIVKLHRPSHRNGFTDIMADNLVTVFNTLSLDPRVKAIVLTSSDAQNKMFCAGMDFSSPQGVSTTAELHRDGGGRISVAMYRCNKPVIAAINGHAVGVGITMTLPANIRIASSEAKIGFVFGRRGFCLEACSSFFLPRLIGTSKALHLTTTGAVYPASHKLFDGLFSEVVAPEEVLPTALKIAEDISVNVSNVSSRVMKDLIYRETNSPEEAHLLESRLFHGLFRGKDAKEGVDSFMEKRQPEFNGSIEDGLAYYPWWTPVDVKPPAKL, encoded by the coding sequence ATGGCATCCCTACCGGACTCCTACGAAAAGCTCAACTTCCCAACCCTCCTCATCTCTCACCACccgccatcgtcaccatcTCCCacgcccatcatcatcgtcaaactccaCCGCCCCTCCCACCGCAATGGCTTCACCGACATCATGGCCGACAACCTCGTCACCGTCTTCAACACCCTCTCCCTGGACCCCCGTGTAAAAGCCATCGTCCTGACCTCCTCTGACGCCCAAAACAAGATGTTCTGCGCAGGAATGGACTTCTCCTCCCCGCAAGGCGTCTCAACCACCGCCGAGCTCCACCGCGACGGGGGCGGCCGCATCTCCGTCGCCATGTACAGATGCAACAAGCCCGTCATCGCGGCTATAAACGGACACGCCGTCGGCGTAGGCATCACCATGACTCTCCCCGCCAATATACGCATCGCTAGTTCCGAGGCCAAAATCGGCTTCGTCTTTGGAAGACGCGGATTCTGTCTCGAGGCGTGCAGTAGTTTCTTCTTGCCGCGGCTGATTGGGACGTCCAAGGCTTTGCACTTGACTACTACGGGGGCGGTTTACCCTGCTAGTCATAAGTTGTTTGACGGACTGTTTAGTGAGGTTGTTGCTCCGGAGGAGGTGTTGCCTACGGCGCTGAAGATTGCGGAGGATATTAGTGTCAATGTGAGCAATGTGTCGTCGAGGGTGATGAAGGATTTGATTTACAGGGAGACGAACTCGCCTGAGGAGGCGCATTTGTTGGAGAGTAGACTGTTCCATGGCCTGTTTAGGGGTAAGGATGCGAAGGAGGGTGTTGACAGCTTCATGGAGAAGAGACAGCCCGAGTTCAATGGAAGTATTGAAGATGGCCTGGCTTACTATCCGTGGTGGACGCCGGTTGATGTCAAGCCGCCTGCCAAATTGTAG
- a CDS encoding ribosome biogenesis protein Pescadillo (similar to Coccidioides immitis RS XP_001241656.1) translates to MGRIKKKGQAGAAKNYVTRNQAIRKLQISLPDFRQLCIWKGIYPREPRSKKKVSKSSTASTTFYYAKDIQYLLHEPLLQKFRDQKVLEKKISKALGRGDVGDAKRLEGNASRPENTGKPRYTLDHVVRERYPTFVDALRDLDDCLSMLFLFANLPSTSSVPAKMIARCERLCLEFQHYLIVSRSLTKSFLSIKGIYYQANIQGEDILWLVPYKFNQRVVGDVDFRIMGTFVEFYMTLLGFINFRLYTSIGLKYPPKFDAVKDENAAELGAFTLEGKALVGVEEPKKLEDASHKPDPKTQAAVDKVLKTIQNGESTDAAEETANGAAEAEEENTGAIDKFEPAAPGGDVLLQPSYNGNDHTTLFSNCTFYLSRETPRQSLEFILKAFGCKRVGWDPVLGDGAFTTDELDPNITHQIVDRPPIQAAMEADGDGEDNQTSQKLAANRRVPGRTYVQPQWVWDTVNDVELKEPHLYAPGASLPPHLSPFVQSVQGSYDPTVPLEEQEPEEEALEADEDGDESVEGMDVAEEEEEDEEEEEEDEDVDVDEDEDADEVEGDAEEDEDEDEAALRQQELEAELTGAPVKAKVTSNKAKAKEQARKALSKKAKEEAEDLERAKGMLSKKKRKLYEQMIYTNNKKNAEDQKLRAKRRKLEKEKAKGKA, encoded by the coding sequence atggGTCGGATAAAGAAGAAGGGCCAGGCCGGTGCGGCCAAAAACTACGTCACCAGAAACCAGGCTATTCGAAAACTTCAAATCAGCCTGCCTGACTTCCGTCAGCTATGCATCTGGAAAGGAATCTACCCTCGCGAGCCGcgaagcaagaagaaagtTTCCAAGTCTTCGACCGCATCAACCACTTTTTACTACGCCAAGGATATCCAATATCTCCTCCACGAACCGCTTCTCCAGAAATTCCGCGATCAAAAGGTCTTGGAAAAGAAAATTTCAAAGGCATTGGGTCGTGGCGACGTTGGCGATGCTAAGCGGCTCGAAGGAAACGCTTCCCGACCGGAAAATACTGGCAAACCTCGATACACTCTTGACCATGTTGTCCGCGAGCGCTACCCGACGTTTGTCGATGCCCTGAGAGACTTGGACGATTGTCTTTCCATGTTGTTCCTCTTTGCCAATCTGCCGTCTACGTCCAGCGTTCCCGCCAAGATGATTGCTCGTTGCGAAAGACTCTGCCTTGAGTTCCAGCACTATCTTATCGTCTCTCGAAGCCTGACCAAGTCTTTCCTGTCCATTAAGGGTATCTACTACCAAGCCAATATCCAGGGCGAGGATATCCTTTGGTTGGTGCCGTACAAGTTTAATCAGAGagttgttggcgatgtcgATTTCAGAATCATGGGCACGTTTGTCGAGTTTTACATGACTCTTTTGGGATTTATCAACTTCCGACTATACACCTCCATCGGCCTCAAGTACCCACCTAAGTTTGACGCCGTAAAGGATGAGAACGCTGCTGAGCTTGGTGCTTTCACTCTCGAAGGAAAGGCTTTGGTCGGTGTTGAGGAACCCAAGAAATTGGAGGATGCGTCACACAAGCCTGACCCCAAGACTCAAGCTGCTGTTGACAAGGTTTTGAAGACTATCCAGAATGGTGAATCGACTGATGCCGCAGAGGAGACCGCGAATGGCGCTGCCgaagctgaggaagaaaataCCGgtgccattgacaagttcGAACCTGCGGCgcctggtggtgatgtgctgCTGCAACCGTCTTATAATGGAAACGATCACACCACTTTGTTTTCCAACTGCACGTTCTACCTGTCTCGAGAGACTCCCCGACAATCGCTTGAATTTATCTTGAAAGCATTCGGCTGCAAACGGGTCGGATGGGACCCTGTTCTGGGTGACGGAGCTTTCACCACCGACGAGTTGGACCCCAACATCACCCACCAGATTGTCGACAGGCCCCCTATCCAGGCGGCAATGGAGGCGGATGGCGACGGTGAAGACAATCAGACGTCGCAAAAGTTGGCTGCCAATCGACGGGTCCCAGGACGAACATATGTCCAACCTCAATGGGTGTGGGATACCGTCAACGACGTGGAACTCAAGGAACCTCACCTGTACGCCCCAGGTGCATCACTGCCACCGCATCTTAGTCCATTCGTCCAGAGCGTCCAGGGCTCATACGATCCCACAGTGCCCTTGGAGGAGCAGGAACCCGAGGAAGAGGCCCTAGAGGCcgatgaggatggcgacgaaTCTGTTGAAGGCATGGACGTTgcggaagaggaggaagaggatgaggaagaggaagaagaagacgaggatgtAGAcgtggatgaagacgaggacgcTGATGAAGTGGAAGGCGacgccgaagaagatgaggacgaggatgaggcaGCACTTCGTCAACAAGAACTTGAGGCAGAGCTGACTGGTGCCCccgtcaaggccaaggtgaccagcaacaaagccaaggccaaggagcaggCACGAAAGGCACTAAGcaagaaggcaaaggaggaAGCCGAGGACCTTGAGCGTGCCAAGGGTAtgctgagcaagaagaagagaaagctgTATGAGCAGATGATCTACACAAATAACAAGAAGAACGCAGAGGACCAAAAGTTGAGagcgaagagaagaaagctggaaaaggaaaaggccaagggcaaggcgTAA